From a region of the Listeria monocytogenes ATCC 19117 genome:
- a CDS encoding phosphate propanoyltransferase, producing the protein MEREELKAIIKQIVTDKLSGVETEIPIGVSNRHIHLTENDYNQLFPNEPIQVKKWLKQPGEFAAEQTLTVVSEKGELHRVRILGPLRKFSQVELSKTDARMLGMKIPIRVSGDIDGTPGIKLVSKHSEICLPKGAIVAKRHIHLPESVAHEYGVKQGDEVSVLVGSEMRSLVLNHCTIRVNNQFIPEMHIDTDEANAADIAGTCFAKIIKS; encoded by the coding sequence GTGGAAAGAGAAGAATTAAAAGCAATAATCAAGCAAATAGTAACAGATAAACTTAGTGGTGTGGAAACAGAGATTCCTATTGGAGTCTCTAACCGCCACATCCATCTAACAGAAAATGACTATAACCAACTTTTTCCAAACGAACCTATTCAAGTGAAAAAATGGCTCAAACAACCAGGTGAATTCGCCGCTGAACAAACCCTTACTGTTGTTTCAGAAAAAGGGGAACTGCATCGTGTCCGCATTTTAGGACCACTTCGGAAGTTTTCGCAAGTAGAGCTTTCTAAAACGGATGCAAGAATGCTTGGTATGAAGATTCCAATCCGCGTTTCCGGAGATATTGACGGGACACCTGGGATCAAACTCGTTTCGAAACATAGCGAAATCTGCTTACCAAAAGGAGCGATTGTCGCGAAACGCCACATCCATTTACCAGAAAGTGTGGCGCATGAATATGGTGTGAAACAAGGCGATGAAGTATCCGTTCTAGTAGGTTCAGAAATGCGAAGTCTTGTTTTAAATCATTGTACGATTCGAGTAAACAATCAATTTATACCAGAAATGCATATTGATACGGATGAAGCAAATGCAGCAGATATTGCTGGTACGTGCTTTGCAAAAATAATCAAGTCGTGA
- a CDS encoding cob(I)yrinic acid a,c-diamide adenosyltransferase translates to MSIYTKTGDKGTTALFDGNRVKKYDDRVETYGSFDELNAEISVAEKFVTSAENKTLLRNVERQLFYVCAELATEHEASLASKIIITENDINQLEKVIDDYTAKLPKVDSFVLPGSSTAGAFLHSARTVARRGERLLVRLSEQTAIRKELLKFVNRLSDFLYILAREEDFRQMLDKATKLIVAKYLEQTGQEKSFTSDLSFSFCEKLMHQVCIVSEEIGVPVTLAIVDAHGNVRFNYRMEHALLVSAELATKKAYSAVAMKTSTEKLTEAVQPGAPLYQLETLTNGDIVTFGGGVPIYGKDGAIIGGMGISGGSVEEDIHIAKKALSMIEKG, encoded by the coding sequence GTGAGTATTTATACCAAAACCGGCGATAAGGGAACGACTGCATTATTTGATGGGAATCGTGTGAAAAAATATGATGACCGTGTCGAAACGTATGGCTCGTTTGATGAGCTAAATGCAGAAATTAGTGTAGCAGAAAAATTCGTGACTTCAGCTGAGAATAAGACTTTGCTTAGAAACGTGGAGCGGCAGTTGTTTTACGTTTGCGCAGAACTTGCAACAGAGCACGAAGCATCCCTCGCTAGCAAAATTATTATTACAGAAAACGACATCAATCAACTTGAAAAAGTCATTGATGATTACACTGCAAAATTGCCAAAAGTCGATAGTTTTGTTCTTCCTGGATCAAGCACAGCAGGAGCATTTCTTCATAGCGCAAGGACTGTTGCTAGGCGTGGTGAGCGATTATTAGTTCGTTTGTCAGAACAAACAGCTATCCGAAAAGAGTTATTAAAATTTGTAAATCGCTTATCGGATTTCTTGTATATTCTTGCTAGAGAAGAAGATTTCAGACAAATGCTCGATAAGGCAACCAAGCTCATTGTTGCCAAATACTTAGAGCAAACGGGCCAAGAAAAGTCATTTACAAGCGATTTATCTTTTTCCTTTTGTGAAAAATTAATGCACCAAGTTTGCATCGTTTCAGAAGAAATTGGCGTTCCAGTCACACTTGCTATTGTCGATGCGCACGGTAATGTCAGATTTAATTACCGGATGGAGCACGCTCTTTTAGTAAGTGCAGAACTGGCAACGAAAAAAGCCTATTCCGCCGTAGCGATGAAAACAAGCACGGAAAAATTAACAGAAGCAGTTCAGCCAGGAGCCCCACTTTATCAATTAGAAACACTGACAAATGGTGATATTGTAACCTTTGGCGGTGGTGTTCCTATCTACGGAAAAGATGGAGCTATTATTGGTGGAATGGGGATTAGCGGCGGATCAGTGGAAGAGGATATCCACATTGCGAAAAAAGCATTATCAATGATAGAGAAGGGGTAA
- the pduM gene encoding PduM family microcompartment protein, producing MIEKLVKIIVQRLKLRATNKTSIAISKLPRDPVAIFIESGTIRLTQVNKHFLERILSGNRAESLTAWFEKATDYGVTIELELYDNGEPWLDYTMLSQLEFPVFTNKGERLFHSNGQVICYGDSAVIPSGSTLCKYKKQLITPLANEYLTKNNIAVRERQ from the coding sequence ATGATAGAAAAATTAGTGAAAATCATTGTCCAGCGCTTGAAGCTTCGTGCGACAAATAAAACTTCTATCGCTATCAGCAAACTTCCACGCGATCCAGTTGCGATTTTTATAGAAAGTGGAACGATTCGATTAACACAAGTAAACAAACATTTTCTTGAGCGAATTCTCAGTGGAAACCGAGCAGAATCATTAACTGCTTGGTTCGAAAAAGCTACAGATTATGGAGTAACCATTGAGCTTGAACTATATGATAATGGTGAACCTTGGCTTGATTATACAATGCTTAGTCAGCTAGAGTTCCCAGTTTTTACAAATAAAGGTGAGAGACTCTTTCATTCAAATGGTCAAGTGATTTGTTACGGTGATAGCGCGGTAATCCCAAGCGGAAGTACACTTTGCAAATATAAAAAGCAGCTTATTACACCGCTTGCAAATGAATATTTAACAAAAAATAATATTGCAGTGCGGGAAAGGCAGTGA
- a CDS encoding EutN/CcmL family microcompartment protein, translating into MFMAKITGSVVSTKKEDSLTGKKLMIVQPVDANGEHVRSEEVACDSVGAGIGEYVLVARGNAARSVFAEPNSAIDSAIIAIVDSFDK; encoded by the coding sequence ATGTTTATGGCAAAAATAACAGGAAGTGTAGTTTCCACAAAAAAAGAAGACTCACTTACTGGTAAAAAATTGATGATTGTACAACCGGTTGATGCAAATGGAGAGCATGTGCGCTCAGAAGAAGTAGCGTGTGACTCTGTTGGGGCAGGAATTGGGGAGTATGTGCTTGTTGCTCGTGGCAATGCAGCTAGAAGTGTTTTTGCGGAACCAAATAGTGCGATTGATTCGGCAATTATTGCAATTGTCGATAGTTTTGATAAGTAA
- a CDS encoding aldehyde dehydrogenase family protein, whose protein sequence is MESLELEQLVKKVLLEKLAEQKDAPVKTTVKGAKSGVFDTVDEAVQAAVIAQNNYKEKSLEERRNVVKAIREALYPEIESIAARAVAETGMGNVADKILKNTLAIEKTPGVEDLYTEVATGDNGMTLYELSPYGVIGAVAPSTNPTETLICNTIGMLAAGNAVFYSPHPGAKNISLWLIEKLNTIVRESCGIDNLVVTVEKPSIQAAQEMMNHPKVPLLVITGGPGVVLQAMQSGKKVIGAGAGNPPSIVDETANIEKAAADIVDGASFDHNILCIAEKSIVAVDSIADFLMFQMEKNGALHVTNPSDIQKLEKVAVTDKGVTNKKLVGKSASEILKEAGIVCDFSPRLIIVETEKTHPFATVELLMPIVPVVRVPNFDEALDVAIELEQGLHHTATMHSQNISRLNKAARDMQTSIFVKNGPSFAGLGFRGEGSTTFTIATPTGEGTTTARHFARRRRCVLTDGFSIR, encoded by the coding sequence ATGGAATCATTAGAACTCGAACAACTGGTAAAAAAAGTTCTTTTAGAAAAATTAGCAGAACAAAAAGATGCACCAGTAAAAACAACGGTCAAAGGCGCGAAAAGTGGGGTTTTTGATACAGTTGACGAGGCCGTTCAAGCAGCAGTTATAGCACAAAATAACTATAAAGAAAAATCATTAGAAGAACGCCGCAACGTTGTGAAAGCAATTCGCGAAGCACTTTATCCAGAAATTGAATCCATTGCAGCGCGAGCAGTTGCTGAAACAGGTATGGGAAATGTAGCAGATAAAATTTTGAAAAACACGTTAGCGATTGAAAAAACGCCAGGTGTGGAAGATTTGTATACAGAAGTTGCTACTGGTGATAATGGCATGACGCTTTACGAACTTTCTCCATATGGCGTAATCGGAGCTGTTGCACCAAGCACGAACCCAACGGAAACCTTGATTTGCAATACAATCGGCATGCTCGCAGCTGGGAATGCAGTATTTTATAGCCCGCATCCAGGTGCGAAAAATATTTCTCTTTGGTTGATTGAAAAGTTGAATACGATTGTCCGTGAAAGTTGCGGCATTGATAATTTAGTTGTTACAGTCGAAAAACCATCTATTCAAGCCGCGCAAGAAATGATGAATCATCCGAAAGTACCGCTCCTTGTTATTACAGGTGGCCCTGGTGTAGTTCTTCAAGCCATGCAATCCGGTAAAAAAGTTATTGGCGCAGGTGCCGGGAATCCGCCATCTATTGTAGATGAGACAGCAAACATCGAAAAAGCAGCTGCTGATATCGTAGACGGCGCATCTTTTGACCATAATATTCTATGTATTGCGGAGAAAAGTATTGTTGCAGTTGATAGCATCGCAGATTTCTTAATGTTCCAAATGGAAAAAAATGGTGCACTACATGTGACCAATCCAAGCGATATTCAAAAACTAGAAAAAGTAGCTGTCACAGATAAAGGCGTAACAAACAAAAAACTAGTCGGAAAAAGTGCTTCAGAAATTTTAAAAGAAGCGGGGATTGTTTGTGATTTTTCACCACGTTTAATTATTGTGGAAACAGAAAAAACACATCCTTTTGCAACTGTAGAATTATTGATGCCGATTGTTCCTGTTGTAAGAGTTCCTAATTTTGACGAAGCGCTTGATGTCGCTATTGAGTTAGAGCAAGGCTTGCATCACACAGCTACGATGCATTCACAAAATATTTCTAGATTAAATAAAGCTGCACGAGATATGCAAACATCCATCTTTGTCAAAAATGGTCCTTCATTTGCGGGATTAGGCTTTAGAGGAGAAGGTAGCACTACTTTCACTATTGCAACGCCTACCGGAGAAGGAACCACTACAGCGCGTCATTTTGCTAGACGTCGCCGTTGTGTTTTAACAGATGGTTTTTCGATTCGTTAA
- a CDS encoding 1-propanol dehydrogenase PduQ, with protein sequence MNSFQIKTKVAFGTNSLQVLKEIKNKNVWIICDRFLADGEGLQGLIGQLDTSNNVHIFTDVVPDPPISKVAGGVSEAGKIQPQVMIAFGGGSAIDTAKGIYYFAKRLEKINISTFIAIPTTSGTGSEVTAATVITDPTTKIKYPLFLDELIPDMAILDAQLVVTVPPAITANTGMDVLTHAIEAYVSKDASDYTDALGEKSVQLTLRFLTSCYDDGRNLANREKMHNASTMAGMAFNCANLGLNHSIAHQLGAQFHVPHGLANAILLDAVIRFNAFKNRETEQKYAEMARICGIASRSDSNETAVRLLRERIVAMMEHMQMPRTLTDAGVAKEKVYAKMDEIATNALKDACLPTSPTTPSHQELKEILEQII encoded by the coding sequence ATGAACAGCTTTCAAATTAAAACAAAAGTAGCTTTTGGTACGAATAGTTTACAAGTTTTAAAAGAAATTAAAAATAAAAATGTCTGGATTATCTGTGACCGTTTTTTGGCTGATGGGGAAGGGCTTCAAGGTTTAATTGGACAATTAGATACATCCAATAATGTGCATATTTTTACCGATGTCGTACCTGATCCACCTATTTCCAAAGTAGCTGGAGGGGTTAGTGAGGCAGGCAAAATCCAACCGCAAGTCATGATTGCTTTTGGTGGTGGTTCAGCGATTGATACGGCTAAAGGAATCTACTATTTCGCCAAACGTTTGGAAAAAATCAATATCAGTACTTTTATTGCAATTCCAACCACCAGCGGTACGGGTTCAGAAGTTACAGCCGCAACCGTTATCACTGATCCAACAACGAAAATTAAATATCCGCTTTTCTTAGATGAACTAATTCCGGATATGGCTATTTTGGATGCGCAACTGGTTGTTACGGTACCTCCAGCTATTACAGCGAACACAGGGATGGACGTCTTAACACACGCAATTGAAGCTTATGTCTCTAAAGATGCAAGCGATTATACCGATGCTCTTGGTGAAAAAAGTGTGCAATTAACGTTACGTTTCTTAACGAGCTGTTATGATGATGGTCGTAATTTAGCGAATCGAGAAAAAATGCATAATGCTTCTACTATGGCTGGAATGGCTTTTAACTGCGCCAATTTAGGCTTGAATCACAGTATTGCGCATCAACTTGGTGCACAGTTCCACGTACCACACGGGCTAGCCAATGCGATCTTACTAGATGCAGTGATTCGTTTTAACGCCTTTAAAAATCGTGAAACAGAACAAAAATATGCAGAAATGGCACGCATTTGTGGCATTGCTTCCAGATCAGACTCGAACGAAACAGCTGTCCGCTTACTTCGCGAAAGAATTGTAGCGATGATGGAACATATGCAAATGCCGCGCACATTGACAGACGCCGGTGTAGCAAAAGAAAAAGTCTATGCAAAAATGGACGAAATTGCAACGAATGCACTGAAAGACGCTTGCTTACCAACTAGTCCTACGACACCGTCACATCAAGAACTAAAAGAAATTTTAGAACAAATAATTTAG
- a CDS encoding MIP/aquaporin family protein, with the protein MSAYLAEFIGTMVLIMFGNGLLAGLTLNKSLSQGANWVVVTFGWGFAVMIGIYVAGAYSGAHLNPAVTIALAVGGSFPWADVVPYIIAQIAGAFVGASIVILHYYPHFKATPPEIDTHGIFSTGPAIRNTPFNLISEIIATFAFIFGLLMIGANSFTDGLNPLILGFLVVAIGMSFGPTTGYAINPARDLGPRLAYFLLPVPNKSGSDWRYAWIPIVGPIIGGLLAIGLFNILL; encoded by the coding sequence ATGTCAGCATATTTGGCGGAATTTATTGGTACGATGGTTTTAATTATGTTTGGGAACGGCCTTTTAGCAGGATTGACATTAAATAAATCATTATCTCAAGGAGCAAACTGGGTAGTAGTTACATTTGGTTGGGGCTTTGCGGTAATGATCGGTATTTATGTAGCAGGAGCATATAGCGGGGCGCATTTAAATCCAGCTGTAACTATTGCGCTTGCAGTTGGAGGATCATTCCCTTGGGCAGATGTGGTGCCATATATTATCGCGCAAATCGCCGGAGCATTTGTCGGAGCATCCATCGTTATTTTACACTACTATCCGCATTTTAAAGCGACTCCCCCAGAAATTGATACACATGGTATTTTTTCCACAGGACCAGCGATTAGAAATACACCTTTCAATTTAATCAGTGAAATTATCGCAACATTTGCTTTCATTTTTGGTTTACTTATGATTGGAGCGAACAGTTTTACAGATGGTTTAAATCCATTAATCCTTGGCTTTCTAGTAGTTGCCATCGGAATGAGTTTTGGACCAACGACAGGTTATGCGATTAACCCAGCTCGTGATTTAGGACCAAGACTTGCTTACTTTTTACTACCAGTACCAAATAAAAGTGGGTCAGACTGGCGTTACGCTTGGATTCCAATTGTCGGACCAATCATTGGTGGTCTCTTAGCCATTGGACTATTTAACATTTTATTATAA
- a CDS encoding diol dehydratase reactivase subunit alpha, with protein MKYIAGIDIGNSTTEVALAMANYSKEVAFVASAITDTTGIKGTKQNLHGIFKALRLALEKVNATTENLAEIRINEATPVIGDVAMETITETIITESTMIGHNPKTPGGLGMGSGVTVLLDDVTSKSKDEDYIVIIPKTVDFEDAAKQINTYVENGYQITAAILQADDGVLVHNRLNHKIPIVDEVGFIDKVPVDMLAAVEVAAPGKVIETISNPYGIATVFHLNSDETKNIIPVARALIGNRSAVVIKTPEGDVKARTIPAGHIELQSGSRTQRVNVAEGSEKIMQAIMSLPKLDNASGEPGTNIGGMLEKVRQTMAGLTDKLPADIFIQDLLAVDTFVPVDVQGGLAGEFSMEQAVGIASMVKSDHLQMAAIASEIEQELQVSVKIGGAEAEAAILGALTTPGTNTPLAILDLGAGSTDASIINGKGEIIATHLAGAGDMVTMIIQSEIGLEDRYLAEDIKKYPLAKVESIFHIRHEDGTVQFFDTPLSPTVFAKVVIVKPDGFVPIPGDVSIEKIKLIRRSAKERVFVTNTIRALKYVSPTGNIRDIPFVVIVGGSALDFEIPQLITDALSHYSLVAGRGNIRGKEGPRNAVATGLILAGGAKA; from the coding sequence ATGAAGTATATTGCAGGGATTGATATCGGGAATTCTACAACGGAAGTGGCACTTGCGATGGCAAACTATTCGAAGGAAGTAGCGTTTGTTGCTAGTGCTATTACGGACACAACCGGTATCAAAGGAACAAAACAAAATCTTCACGGGATTTTTAAAGCGTTGCGACTTGCTTTAGAGAAAGTAAATGCGACAACCGAGAACTTAGCCGAAATCCGTATCAATGAAGCGACACCAGTGATTGGCGATGTGGCAATGGAAACTATTACAGAAACAATCATTACTGAGTCTACAATGATTGGTCACAATCCTAAAACACCAGGGGGACTTGGTATGGGTTCAGGTGTGACGGTGCTGTTGGATGACGTTACATCTAAATCAAAAGATGAGGACTACATTGTGATTATCCCGAAAACAGTCGATTTTGAAGATGCAGCAAAGCAAATTAATACTTACGTCGAAAATGGCTATCAAATCACAGCTGCAATTCTTCAAGCAGATGATGGGGTTCTCGTGCATAACCGACTAAACCATAAGATTCCGATTGTCGATGAAGTTGGTTTTATTGATAAAGTGCCGGTCGATATGTTAGCAGCTGTCGAAGTTGCAGCTCCCGGAAAAGTCATTGAAACCATTTCTAACCCATATGGTATTGCGACAGTATTTCATTTGAATTCAGATGAAACGAAAAATATCATTCCTGTGGCACGAGCTTTAATTGGCAATCGTTCGGCGGTGGTGATTAAAACGCCAGAAGGTGATGTCAAAGCTCGAACAATACCAGCGGGGCATATCGAACTTCAATCAGGATCCAGAACGCAGCGTGTCAATGTCGCAGAAGGTTCTGAGAAAATCATGCAAGCCATTATGTCACTTCCAAAACTCGACAATGCTAGCGGAGAACCAGGAACAAATATCGGTGGCATGCTAGAAAAAGTGCGCCAAACGATGGCTGGGCTAACAGATAAATTACCAGCTGATATTTTTATTCAAGATTTGCTAGCTGTGGATACATTTGTTCCAGTAGACGTTCAAGGTGGGCTTGCAGGTGAGTTTTCCATGGAACAAGCGGTTGGTATTGCCTCCATGGTAAAAAGTGATCACTTGCAAATGGCAGCCATCGCCTCAGAAATCGAACAAGAACTGCAAGTAAGCGTCAAAATTGGTGGTGCAGAAGCAGAGGCTGCCATTCTCGGAGCGCTTACTACACCGGGAACTAATACTCCACTTGCCATTTTAGATTTAGGTGCTGGATCCACAGATGCCTCGATTATCAACGGAAAAGGAGAAATTATCGCAACTCATTTAGCCGGCGCTGGCGATATGGTAACGATGATTATCCAGTCAGAAATTGGCCTTGAAGACCGTTATTTAGCCGAAGATATTAAAAAATATCCGCTTGCTAAAGTTGAAAGTATTTTCCACATTCGGCATGAAGATGGCACAGTGCAATTTTTTGATACGCCGCTTTCTCCAACAGTTTTTGCCAAAGTGGTGATTGTAAAACCAGATGGCTTTGTGCCAATACCTGGGGATGTATCAATTGAAAAAATCAAGTTAATTCGCCGTTCAGCTAAGGAGCGTGTCTTTGTAACGAATACCATCCGCGCTTTAAAATATGTCAGCCCAACTGGGAATATTCGAGATATTCCATTTGTCGTAATTGTTGGAGGATCAGCCCTTGATTTTGAGATTCCACAATTAATTACCGATGCACTTTCTCATTATTCACTCGTTGCTGGCCGTGGGAATATTCGTGGTAAAGAAGGCCCTAGAAATGCAGTTGCAACAGGCTTAATTCTAGCTGGAGGTGCTAAGGCATGA
- a CDS encoding BMC domain-containing protein, producing MHQAIGMIEIKGLASAITVADTMAKVANIQLVDTEKAKGFGWITVKVEGDVAAVNAALEAGEQTAIASDSFIAKKVIPRPGEEIFTVFWPKEEIEPEQPEVMVETEKVEETEVPAEATCNLCHDPLCPRVKGDPRQDCIHFEEEK from the coding sequence ATGCATCAAGCAATTGGAATGATTGAAATTAAAGGACTTGCTTCAGCGATAACCGTAGCAGATACAATGGCAAAAGTAGCTAATATCCAACTTGTAGACACGGAAAAAGCAAAAGGTTTTGGCTGGATTACCGTGAAAGTGGAAGGTGATGTTGCTGCTGTGAATGCGGCGCTTGAAGCAGGCGAACAAACCGCAATAGCCTCAGACAGTTTTATTGCGAAAAAAGTCATTCCTCGACCAGGGGAAGAGATTTTTACAGTATTTTGGCCAAAAGAAGAAATAGAGCCAGAACAGCCGGAAGTAATGGTTGAAACAGAAAAAGTGGAAGAAACCGAAGTCCCGGCAGAAGCGACTTGCAATCTATGTCATGACCCGCTTTGCCCACGAGTAAAAGGGGATCCAAGACAAGATTGTATCCATTTTGAAGAAGAGAAGTAA
- a CDS encoding glycerol dehydratase reactivase beta/small subunit family protein: MIPVVSKPAIYFHADVDANPDSIKQVLFGIEEEGIPCELEIMSLKDEVQAAFRASASSPLLVGVTLKNDHLVIHYRNLPPDKPLFSAYRFCATTLENQRNMGMNAARLVKGVPFK, translated from the coding sequence ATGATTCCAGTTGTTAGTAAGCCAGCAATTTATTTTCATGCAGATGTAGACGCGAATCCAGACAGTATTAAACAAGTTTTATTTGGAATAGAAGAAGAAGGCATTCCATGTGAATTAGAAATTATGTCTTTGAAAGACGAAGTGCAAGCAGCATTTCGAGCATCTGCGAGTTCTCCGCTTCTAGTAGGGGTTACGCTGAAAAATGATCATTTAGTGATTCATTATCGTAATTTACCCCCAGATAAACCACTATTTTCAGCGTATCGTTTTTGCGCAACCACACTAGAAAACCAGCGAAATATGGGAATGAATGCGGCGCGACTTGTCAAGGGTGTACCTTTTAAATAA
- the eutJ gene encoding ethanolamine utilization protein EutJ has product MDILQTANERMEQLAALMNKDIKQKVSADQKVKVGVDLGTSSIVFVVLDEHDVPLFGAFEFADAVRDGLVVNYRESVEVVTRLKERAEKCLGITLTHASGAIPPGTVGNNKKVVANVIESAGMEALYTIDEPTAAAAVLGLQDGAVVDVGGGTTGISVFENGEVIYTADEPTGGTHMTLVLAGYYGVPVEKAEQNKREQKDSSEHFSVMRPVVEKMAEITRVHLEKSPSEPLYIVGGASAYSQFKDTFESYLKTPVFQPNYPQYVTPLGIAMSSGSENL; this is encoded by the coding sequence ATGGATATTCTACAAACAGCAAATGAACGAATGGAACAGCTTGCAGCGCTAATGAATAAAGATATTAAACAAAAAGTTTCTGCTGATCAGAAAGTGAAAGTTGGCGTCGATTTAGGTACTTCCTCCATCGTGTTTGTTGTTCTAGATGAACATGATGTGCCACTTTTTGGAGCGTTTGAATTCGCAGATGCTGTTCGCGATGGTCTCGTTGTCAATTACCGCGAGTCTGTAGAGGTTGTGACACGACTGAAAGAACGCGCAGAAAAATGTTTAGGTATAACTTTAACACATGCTTCTGGAGCCATCCCGCCAGGTACAGTAGGAAACAATAAAAAGGTGGTCGCCAATGTTATTGAGAGCGCCGGAATGGAAGCACTGTACACCATTGATGAACCGACCGCAGCGGCAGCAGTTCTAGGATTACAAGATGGCGCAGTTGTAGATGTTGGTGGCGGGACAACTGGAATCAGCGTTTTTGAAAATGGTGAAGTAATTTATACCGCAGATGAACCAACTGGGGGAACGCATATGACGCTTGTTCTTGCGGGATATTACGGTGTTCCAGTAGAAAAAGCCGAGCAGAATAAACGCGAGCAAAAAGATTCTAGTGAGCATTTTTCTGTGATGCGTCCAGTAGTGGAAAAAATGGCAGAAATTACCCGTGTTCATCTCGAGAAATCTCCCTCAGAGCCACTTTACATTGTTGGCGGTGCTTCCGCATATAGCCAGTTCAAAGATACGTTTGAAAGCTATTTGAAGACGCCTGTTTTTCAACCGAATTATCCACAGTATGTCACGCCACTTGGTATTGCTATGAGTTCAGGGAGCGAGAATCTATGA
- the pduA gene encoding propanediol utilization microcompartment protein PduA, producing the protein MNNALGMIETKGLVGAIEAADAMVKAANVSLVGYEKIGSGLVTVMVRGDVGAVKAATDAGAAAARNVGEVQSIHVIPRPHNDVETLLPKGL; encoded by the coding sequence ATGAATAATGCACTTGGAATGATTGAAACTAAAGGTCTTGTTGGCGCAATTGAAGCAGCTGACGCAATGGTAAAAGCAGCAAATGTATCACTAGTAGGGTATGAAAAAATCGGTTCAGGTCTTGTAACTGTTATGGTTCGCGGTGATGTTGGTGCAGTAAAAGCAGCAACCGATGCAGGCGCAGCAGCAGCTCGTAACGTTGGCGAAGTACAATCTATCCACGTTATCCCACGTCCACACAATGATGTAGAAACGTTGCTACCAAAAGGTCTATAA